A single Anatilimnocola floriformis DNA region contains:
- a CDS encoding esterase/lipase family protein produces MLEPNQAGKIPVVLIHGLFSDPQSGADMINDLRAVPGFLDRHQLWVFRYPTGQGFLQSATILQAELRAVVAALDPEQSDPALRNMVLIGHSMGGLVAKLQITHSEDLIWNKLANRPLETIVTTEEARAFLAENCYFDPSPHVDRVIFIASPHAGSLSSSGLIGRGAAMLVEPSPAQAAMHEQMIRDNPQTFNPLIEARMPTSIDVLSPQSPLLDVMRKMKLKAGIKVHSIIGCSHPLSLDGPSDGVVSVRSASHPGCKSVLAFNATHAHVHRAQQTSEEVVRILNRGYDYHASMKPRPESRARLAIEKSR; encoded by the coding sequence TTGCTCGAACCCAATCAGGCTGGAAAGATCCCGGTGGTTTTGATTCACGGGCTGTTTTCCGATCCGCAAAGCGGGGCGGATATGATCAATGACTTGCGCGCTGTTCCCGGTTTTTTAGATCGTCACCAGCTCTGGGTTTTTCGCTATCCCACCGGCCAGGGATTTCTTCAGTCCGCAACGATCTTGCAAGCGGAACTGCGAGCCGTCGTGGCGGCACTCGACCCTGAACAAAGCGATCCTGCTTTGAGAAACATGGTGCTGATCGGGCATAGCATGGGCGGGCTCGTCGCCAAACTGCAGATAACTCACTCGGAGGATTTGATCTGGAACAAACTTGCCAATCGTCCTCTGGAGACAATCGTAACGACAGAGGAAGCGCGGGCGTTCCTAGCCGAGAACTGCTATTTCGATCCTTCCCCTCATGTCGATCGCGTGATTTTTATCGCATCGCCTCACGCGGGGTCGTTGTCGTCGAGCGGACTGATTGGACGTGGAGCGGCCATGCTGGTGGAACCATCACCCGCACAGGCGGCGATGCACGAACAAATGATTCGCGACAATCCTCAGACTTTTAACCCATTGATTGAAGCGCGCATGCCAACGAGCATCGACGTGCTCTCTCCTCAATCGCCACTTCTAGACGTCATGCGGAAAATGAAGCTGAAAGCTGGCATTAAGGTGCACAGCATCATCGGGTGCTCTCATCCATTGTCGCTCGACGGCCCCTCCGACGGAGTCGTGTCGGTGCGTAGTGCTTCCCATCCTGGTTGTAAAAGCGTGCTGGCCTTCAACGCGACACATGCACACGTGCATCGCGCACAGCAAACTAGCGAGGAAGTCGTGCGCATTCTGAATCGGGGATACGACTACCATGCGAGCATGAAGCCGCGCCCTGAATCTCGGGCTCGACTGGCAATCGAAAAGTCCCGTTAA
- a CDS encoding MGH1-like glycoside hydrolase domain-containing protein translates to MMHPVGPEHFGVNDRSLLAVLNPERLRRVLTRMLDENEFFGPYGIRSISKFHEQNPYVYHLNGQEYRVDYLPAESNTGMFGGNSNWRGPVWMPVNAMIIRALLQYYLYYGDNFKIECPTGSGNTLNLFEVSKELSDRLTRIFLRDEHGRRPVNGGTEKFQSDTQWQDCLQFFEYFHADNGAGLGASHQTGWTGLVAKFIQLYGSLDAERGLAAGKMSAFHKVGAKP, encoded by the coding sequence ATGATGCACCCCGTCGGCCCGGAGCATTTCGGCGTCAACGATCGCTCCTTGCTCGCCGTGCTCAATCCAGAGCGACTGCGTCGGGTCCTGACAAGGATGCTCGACGAGAACGAGTTCTTCGGGCCTTACGGCATCCGCTCAATCTCGAAATTCCACGAGCAAAATCCCTACGTCTACCACCTGAATGGTCAAGAGTACCGAGTGGACTACTTGCCGGCCGAATCGAATACTGGGATGTTCGGCGGCAACTCCAACTGGCGCGGTCCGGTATGGATGCCAGTCAACGCCATGATCATCCGCGCCTTGCTGCAGTACTATCTGTACTACGGTGACAACTTCAAGATTGAATGCCCCACCGGTTCCGGCAACACGCTGAACCTGTTCGAGGTGAGCAAGGAGCTTTCGGACCGGCTTACTCGAATCTTTTTGCGCGACGAACATGGCCGCCGTCCGGTGAATGGCGGGACGGAGAAATTCCAGTCTGACACTCAGTGGCAGGATTGCCTGCAGTTCTTCGAATACTTTCACGCCGATAACGGTGCAGGGTTAGGCGCAAGTCATCAGACCGGCTGGACGGGATTGGTGGCGAAGTTCATCCAGCTCTACGGCTCTTTGGACGCGGAACGGGGCTTGGCAGCGGGCAAGATGTCTGCCTTTCACAAAGTGGGAGCGAAACCCTAG